A stretch of Mya arenaria isolate MELC-2E11 chromosome 14, ASM2691426v1 DNA encodes these proteins:
- the LOC128217288 gene encoding putative uncharacterized protein DDB_G0291608: MSGHSPNDNSESDDNDDNSNVNSADDYHHVDGEAIAAASFSGAANVDPMSELQQPIILTGIQQHQQSVSFTQRAQRIQLPSHATQQPRHPIRLSQVPQPFQLCTCSNLQHPHSASVHQVHRQLHPPSVNQSPDQPYIASVNQEPRHPHPAGINQGPQQPYLASVYQGPLNPHPASINQGTQQPSQASIIIRPQARVGHDYLQPHPANEFQERHQPYPVNISHIPYQTHVSSVNQGHQQLHLSNINQGHQQSNFQGPQLPHTAGVNQIRHQPYPTSLNQGPRHLPPARVCQGNQQPHIETFIQRPQQPCMTCTNQGPRQPFIENVNHEPHQSYMASVNQGPRQPHMASVISGFQQPHLASVNQRTQQPYMESAIQGPRRPHIFNVNQGPQQPYMESVNQELQQQRLANVNQGPQQPYQANFNQGPRQPFMASVNSRFQQPHLESVNQRPQQPYITNVNQGPRQPHMAGVIQGFQQPHPASVNQRPHQPFMTNVNQELQQPYIASRNPDPQQPYTANVNQGSQQQYMASLNQGPHQPHTASVNQGQHQRHPASINQGPQQPHPASNTLGYQQLHSSSTTERPQLSRPLYVFMFNHTSCDP; the protein is encoded by the coding sequence ATGTCCGGTCACAGTCCTAATGATAATAGTGAAAGCGATGATAACGATGATAATTCTAATGTTAATAGTGCTGATGATTATCATCATGTTGATGGTGAAGCTATAGCTGCTGCTTCTTTTTCTGGTGCTGCTAATGTTGATCCCATGTCTGAGCTACAACAGCCAATCATCCTTACTGGAATTCAACAGCACCAACAGTCCGTTAGCTTTACTCAAAGGGCTCAACGCATTCAATTACCTAGTCACGCAACACAACAGCCACGACATCCAATAAGACTTAGCCAAGTTCCTCAGCCATTTCAGTTATGTACTTGCTCAAACCTGCAGCATCCGCATTCGGCAAGCGTCCATCAGGTACACAGACAACTACATCCACCAAGCGTTAACCAAAGTCCCGATCAACCGTATATAGCAAGTGTCAACCAAGAGCCTCGGCATCCGCATCCGGCAGGCATCAACCAAGGACCACAGCAACCGTATTTGGCAAGTGTTTACCAAGGACCTCTGAATCCGCATCCGGCAAGCATCAACCAAGGAACGCAGCAACCAAGTCAAGCAAGCATTATCATACGACCACAGGCAAGGGTCGGCCATGATTATTTGCAACCACATCCTGCAAACGAATTCCAAGAACGTCACCAACCTTATCCGGTAAACATAAGTCATATACCCTACCAAACGCATGTTTCCAGTGTCAACCAAGGTCATCAGCAACTGCATTTGTCAAACATCAACCAAGGACATCAACAATCGAATTTTCAAGGACCACAGTTACCGCATACAGCAGGAGTCAACCAAATACGCCATCAACCGTATCCAACAAGCCTCAACCAAGGACCTCGGCATCTACCTCCAGCAAGAGTCTGCCAAGGAAATCAGCAACCACATATAGAAACATTCATCCAAAGACCACAGCAACCGTGTATGACATGCACCAACCAAGGACCACGTCAACCGTTTATTGAAAACGTCAACCACGAACCACATCAATCGTATATGGCAAGCGTCAATCAAGGACCTAGGCAACCACATATGGCAAGCGTCATTTCAGGTTTTCAGCAACCTCATCTAGCAAGTGTCAACCAAAGAACACAGCAACCGTATATGGAAAGCGCCATCCAAGGACCTCGGCGTCCGCATATATTTAACGTCAACCAAGGACCACAGCAACCGTATATGGAAAGTGTAAACCAAGAATTACAGCAACAGCGTCTAGCAAACGTTAACCAAGGGCCTCAGCAACCGTATCAAGCAAACTTCAACCAAGGACCTCGACAACCGTTTATGGCAAGCGTCAATTCAAGGTTTCAGCAACCTCATCTAGAAAGTGTCAACCAAAGACCACAGCAACCGTATATAACAAACGTCAACCAAGGACCTAGGCAACCACATATGGCAGGCGTCATTCAAGGATTTCAGCAACCGCATCCAGCAAGTGTCAACCAAAGACCACATCAACCGTTTATGACAAACGTTAACCAAGAACTACAACAACCGTATATAGCAAGTCGCAACCCAGACCCACAACAACCTTATACAGCAAACGTCAACCAAGGATCACAGCAACAGTATATGGCAAGTCTCAACCAAGGACCTCATCAACCGCACACAGCAAGCGTCAACCAAGGACAGCATCAACGACATCCAGCTAGCATTAACCAAGGACCTCAGCAACCGCATCCAGCAAGCAATACCCTAGGATATCAGCAACTGCATTCGTCAAGCACCACCGAAAGACCTCAACTGTCACGGCCactttatgtttttatgttcaaCCACACCAGCTGCGACCCGTAA